The proteins below are encoded in one region of Sedimentibacter sp. zth1:
- a CDS encoding 3-oxoacid CoA-transferase subunit B — protein sequence MAIDAKQIIAKRVAKELHDGDVINLGIGLPTLVANYIPEGMDVTFQSENGFLGLGPAPEVADPELVNAGGQSVSIKQGGCFFDSATSFGIIRGGHVDATVLGALQVDEKGSLANWKIPGKMVPGMGGAMDLVVGANQVIIAMKHTQKGAPKILKQCSLPLTAREQVDLIITEMAVIEVTKEGLVLRELGPEATVESVQAATEAKLIIPEKIGRFE from the coding sequence ATGGCTATTGATGCTAAACAAATTATTGCAAAAAGAGTTGCAAAAGAATTACATGATGGTGATGTTATTAACTTAGGTATAGGTCTTCCTACATTAGTTGCAAACTATATACCAGAAGGAATGGATGTTACTTTCCAATCAGAAAACGGTTTCTTAGGTTTAGGACCTGCTCCAGAGGTTGCTGATCCAGAATTGGTTAACGCTGGCGGACAATCAGTTTCAATAAAACAAGGTGGATGCTTTTTTGATAGTGCTACTTCTTTTGGTATTATTAGAGGTGGACATGTTGATGCTACTGTATTAGGTGCTTTACAAGTAGATGAAAAAGGTAGTCTTGCTAACTGGAAAATACCAGGTAAAATGGTTCCAGGAATGGGTGGCGCTATGGACTTAGTTGTAGGTGCTAACCAAGTTATAATTGCTATGAAACATACACAAAAAGGTGCTCCGAAGATATTAAAACAATGTTCTCTTCCTTTAACAGCTAGAGAACAAGTAGACTTAATCATAACAGAAATGGCTGTTATAGAGGTTACTAAAGAAGGTTTAGTTCTTAGAGAATTAGGACCTGAAGCTACTGTTGAATCAGTACAAGCAGCTACAGAAGCAAAATTAATTATTCCTGAAAAAATCGGAAGATTTGAATAG
- a CDS encoding CoA transferase subunit A, producing the protein MNKIISIKEAVDKIQDGMTIMVGGFLANGTPERLIDALVEKGVKDLTLICNDTGYPDRGVGKMVVAKQFKKMIASHVGTNPETANQMNSGETIVDLVPQGSLAEKIRCGGTGLGGFYTPTGIGTEIESGKEKKVIDGKEYILELPLKADVALIYGSKVDKKGNIIYNKSTKNFNPLMAMAAKTVIVEAQEIVEVGEIGPDEVMTSGIFVNHIVGGDK; encoded by the coding sequence ATGAATAAAATTATTTCTATTAAAGAAGCTGTTGATAAAATACAAGATGGCATGACAATAATGGTAGGCGGCTTTTTAGCAAATGGTACACCAGAAAGATTAATAGACGCATTAGTTGAAAAAGGTGTAAAAGACTTAACATTAATTTGTAATGATACTGGATACCCAGATAGAGGTGTTGGTAAAATGGTTGTTGCTAAGCAATTCAAAAAAATGATTGCTTCTCACGTTGGTACTAACCCTGAAACTGCTAACCAAATGAACTCAGGAGAAACTATTGTTGACTTGGTACCTCAAGGTTCTCTTGCTGAAAAAATAAGATGTGGTGGAACCGGTTTAGGTGGATTCTACACACCAACAGGAATTGGTACTGAAATAGAAAGTGGTAAAGAAAAAAAAGTTATTGACGGAAAAGAATACATACTAGAGTTACCACTAAAAGCTGATGTTGCCTTAATATATGGTAGCAAAGTTGATAAAAAAGGTAACATAATTTACAACAAATCTACAAAGAACTTTAACCCACTTATGGCAATGGCAGCTAAAACTGTTATAGTTGAAGCTCAAGAAATTGTAGAAGTTGGCGAAATAGGTCCTGATGAAGTTATGACTTCAGGTATTTTTGTAAATCATATTGTTGGAGGTGACAAATAA
- a CDS encoding acetyl-CoA C-acetyltransferase: MRKVVIVSAARTPIGTFGGALSSLSAIDLGVIAAKEAIKRADIDMNLIDEVIIGNVLGAGLGQNVSRQVSIGAGLPVETPALTLGKVCGSGLRAVSMAAQFIALGDAECILCGGTESMSNAPYAIPKARWGLRMGDGKLIDTMIKDGLFDIFNKYHMGMTAENIAEQWNISKEEQDLFAVKSQNKTEAAQKSGRFADEIIPIVIPQRKGDPIVVSDDEFPRHGATIEKTSKVPPAFKKGGTVTAANASGINDGASCLIVMSKEKADELGLEYMAEIVGYGTAGVDPSIMGYGPVPAVKKALAKTNWSIDDLDLIEANEAFASQSIAVARDLGLDVEKVNVNGGAIALGHPIGASGARILTTLLHEMKKRDSKKGLATLCIGGGMGTSVLVERQ; this comes from the coding sequence ATGAGAAAAGTAGTAATAGTATCAGCAGCTAGAACACCAATAGGAACATTTGGTGGTGCATTAAGTTCATTATCAGCCATTGATTTGGGCGTTATTGCAGCTAAAGAAGCAATAAAACGCGCAGATATTGACATGAATTTAATTGATGAAGTAATTATAGGAAACGTTTTAGGAGCTGGTCTTGGTCAAAATGTATCTAGACAAGTATCTATAGGTGCTGGATTACCAGTTGAAACTCCAGCCTTGACTTTAGGTAAAGTTTGTGGTTCAGGACTAAGAGCTGTAAGTATGGCGGCTCAATTCATAGCTTTAGGAGATGCTGAATGTATCCTTTGCGGAGGAACTGAAAGTATGTCTAATGCTCCTTATGCTATTCCAAAGGCAAGATGGGGACTAAGAATGGGAGATGGAAAATTAATCGATACAATGATTAAAGATGGTTTATTTGATATCTTTAATAAGTACCACATGGGAATGACAGCTGAAAATATAGCTGAACAATGGAATATCTCAAAAGAAGAACAAGATTTGTTTGCTGTAAAAAGCCAAAACAAAACAGAAGCAGCTCAAAAATCTGGCAGATTTGCTGATGAAATAATTCCTATTGTTATTCCTCAAAGAAAAGGAGATCCTATTGTTGTAAGTGACGATGAATTTCCAAGACATGGTGCAACAATAGAAAAAACTTCAAAAGTTCCACCTGCATTTAAAAAAGGCGGTACAGTTACAGCAGCTAATGCTTCTGGTATCAATGATGGTGCATCTTGTTTAATAGTTATGTCAAAAGAAAAAGCTGACGAATTAGGACTTGAATATATGGCAGAAATAGTTGGTTATGGAACAGCAGGTGTAGACCCAAGCATAATGGGATATGGCCCAGTTCCAGCAGTAAAAAAAGCTTTAGCTAAAACAAACTGGTCTATAGATGATTTGGACTTAATTGAAGCAAACGAAGCATTCGCATCACAATCTATAGCTGTAGCCAGAGATTTAGGCTTAGATGTAGAAAAAGTTAATGTAAATGGTGGAGCTATCGCATTAGGACATCCAATTGGTGCATCTGGAGCAAGAATATTAACTACACTTTTACATGAAATGAAAAAAAGAGATTCTAAAAAAGGTCTTGCTACACTTTGTATAGGTGGCGGAATGGGAACATCAGTTCTTGTTGAAAGACAATAA